The Leishmania braziliensis MHOM/BR/75/M2904 complete genome, chromosome 24 DNA window CCCCCGCTGGTTCGCCACCAGTgtcccttctcttttttccttcccccttgCATGTCATACACAGAGGAGCGAGCCATGCAAAATGAAGTCGAAGAGAAaagcggaagaaaagagaaaaggggaggacAATATGGCGAAGATCAGACTTAACAAGTTGATGATCACTGAGACGCAAGGGCGCAACAGTGACCGCCGAGAAACACATTTCAGAGCGATGTGAGTGCATGCCGATTGCATCTTCAGCTCTAGCGACCTGTGGCTTGGTTTGCTCACTGTAACGCGCAACACCCATGATACACATCATTCCTCCGTCTTCTACGGCTTCTATTTTGTTCTTCACTATTTTCATCCAGTGACTGTTCACTCTCTGCTTTGTGCAAAGGCGATCTTGCCCCATCACTTTTTTCTGCAGAACTAGCCAGCGTTCAATTTTGCGAAGCCGTCGCAGTATGTTAATGGTTGTGGAGGGAAGTAGCGCAAGTACCGCGGTAGCGTAGCGGTCGGCTCACcggaggggagaagacacACAAGTGAGGCTGAATAGCATGACGTGACTTAAGACTTCCTCCCTCGTCCTCGCTTTTTCCGCTGCAAACTGAAGACAACGTGCGGGACCCATGGGTGTCAGCACGTGCCacagtgcgcagcagcaaaatTAGCGCTCTGAGGAATAAGTTTTGCTGTCCGGAGAAATGGAGGGAGGCCCTCTACAAAAGAAGAACATGAACAGCCGGCCGAGGGAGATGTGCAAACACCGCTGCtcagagaggaagagtggAAGATGCGACGTCGACCCATCACAGCGAAACTACAACAAAAACCAGCGCAAACATAAGACGAAGAATATGAGATGacctcactccctctcgccATCTCGCTTGCGCTTCCGACTACCGCTTCCTGGCTCGCGCACTGCGGCGATAAcaccctcctcttcctcctccgcctttgGCGTTGTCACGATACCCACATTCTCAGCAGCTAGTGATTCAGGGACAGATGCGTACTTGGGAGCTGATGAGCTCAGCTTACCCATCTTTCGGAGAGTCTCTTTCGAGAGCAAGGTGGTGCCGAGATCCTTCTCGTGTTCCCATGGCTGCGCCATTTCCTTGAAGAACCCTCGAGCAACCGCGACGGCCGCGTCGACGCTAAGGTTGGTGTTGTTCTTGAGGCACTGAACAATCCAGCGTGGAATCTTATTGCACTTGTCGTTGAGCGCGAACCGCTTATCGACCAGAAGCATCATCCCGTAGTCTGTCTTGTTGCGTAGCACCCGCCCGATACACTGCGACGCCTGGCGCATCGCGTCGAAGTTGCGAAACTCGCTTTCTGATATGCCAAGGCACACCTCCATCCAGTGCATCCGCTGTCGCAAAGGCTCATCGTTCGGAGGCAGAAAGGGCACGCCGAACATAATCACCGCGCGTCCGTAGTGGCGGTCGAAATCAATTCCTTCTGCGATCTTGCCACGCGCAATCGACATGAATATGGCACCGCGGCCAATGTCGCACGCTCGGCGGTAGTTGGCGAGTGCCACCGACGTCTCCTCCACACCCTGGGTCTCGACAAAGATGAGCTTGTGCTTCGCCAGCTTCTGCAGAAACCCGGAGCTGTGCCAAGCGAGCAGTACCTCGCCCATGTACTGGTACCCCGTAAAGAAGCACACCATTCCGTCAGGAACAGTCTTTGCCAGCTCGAACAGCAGACTCTCGTACGCGGATGTGACGAGTGCCTGCGCGGCTGGGTTTGTGCGCACCTTGAAACTGCTTGTGACCTCTTCAGCTGTGATGCTCACGCTCTCCGAGCTGCGAGTCACAATCACCGGCGCGATGCACTTGCGTGACAGCGTCATCTGAAATGACTTGGAGACGGCGGGGGCGAAGCCCAATATTTTTGGATAAATGTCCATAGGAGAGAGTGTGCCGGAGGTGAGGATAACGCTGCGGTACCGGCCAAAGGTGTCCCGCAGTGCCAGAGAGGCGTCCACGCAGACGGTACGGATCACGGGATCTGGTATCTGCGGCCGCGTCGGGTCAAACGCCTCGCACACCACCACGAACCCCGGTTTTTCGTACCGATCATCCGTGTAGTACATTGAGAGCAGCGTGTACATCTGTGCGATAAGCGCTACGGGGCGGTACTTGCCAGTATTTGTGACTTGCAGCGTTGTTAGCAGCACCTTCAGCCGCTCTGACAAGTAGCGGAAGTGGCTGATCTCCAGCGCGCactcctccttcagcttTGTGAGAAACGTCAGTGGGTCAGCCACGTATGTACGAGTAATACGCGCCACAATGCGATGCGTAAAGTCGACGAGACGCTGCATGAAGACAAGGAAGTGGTTGGCCTGGCGCAGTGACGCGGGAATGGCGCCCTCAGCTACGTTGGCTGGAATCGCAGGCACCACGACCACTGCCCGCTCCTCCGGAATGCGCGCCATCTCAGCCATAGCCAGCCCGTTCACGAGCCGATCGTACTCATCCTGAAGTTGCTGCCGGTTCGTCGCCTTCAAGTGATCGAGCTCCTTGTTCAAGTCCTTCATGTTCTGCTTTGCGTCGAGGGAGTCTTTCTTCGTGAGGATGAGCGACATTGCCTCGATGCACACATCGTCCACGTTGTGGCCTTCATCCATCACAACAATCGTGTTCTCATTAAGGAACGCCTTTGTCACCTCTGACACAACGGGGTCAACCATGTACAGATACGAGTGCACGATAATGTCGACAATGGGGAGGGCCTTGCGCACCAGGTAGTAGGGGCATACGTGGTGCTGTTCACCAAAGTCTTTCAAGTCATCTAAAGAGTACACCCCTGGGGGAAGCTCCAGTGGTCCTTGGATCAGCGTGTCATAGTACCCGCATCGCCCTTCCTGCTGCCACGGGGCCGTGATGGAGCGACAGCCGGCGTCCACTTTGTCTGGGTGTATAAGCGAGGTGACACTAGGCTCAATACACAGGTTCTTCTTTGCAGTCAGACAGAGGCCGCGCAGCGGTCGAAGCTGCTcgccctccgcctcccaGTGCTTGAGCAGCTTTCGCATTTCTCCCATTGTTTtcaccatctcctccaccgtcCGGGTGCAGTACACCACTTTCCGCTTCTCGTgggcgtggtggtgcaggtACGCAACCAAGATAGACAGCAGCGAGATTGTTTTGCCCGTCCCCGACGGCATCTCCAGCACCATGTGACCTCCCTTGTCAAGGCCGCGTTTCAGTTCCGTTATGTAGTCCAGCTGCTCTGGATAGATATACTCGTACGGGAACACCACAAGCACATCCTCAACGTAGAGCTTCATTGCTGCTTTCCACACAAGTTCAGATATACGTCGAAGTGGTTCACATCACGTAGCTGTCACCTTGATGCGGTGGCCCTGTCCCTTAACGTCGCTGTGAAAGTCGATAGGCGATGCATTCACAGTGTAAGGGATAGAGGAGTTCAATGAAATAGTCTGTGGGTAACGCGAAAAGAAGTAGGTAAAGGGACGGGGTCCGATACAATGAAGAAGAACAACAAAAGTAGACACGAGGATGCACATGGAGAGCTATTGAGAAAGAGAGCCGTGTAGCTCATATAAGCTCTCTTTCGAGGGCAATCACTGCTCCACAGTTGTGTGTAGTTGTGTGTATTTGTAGGAAACTGGAAGGCGAGACAAGGAGCCAGCAGCTCATGGCTAGTTGCTGATGCTCGATACGACCTCAACCTGCAGCCGGAAGCGGTGGAAACTTCAATCTCACTGTGCTAGAAACGGCATCGCATTGTCTCGACAGTAGCGACAGTCGCCAGCAACACACAAACTATTGGTTTCCACAATCCTTTGCCCCTTGCTTATTGGCTACAGCGAACACCGTCTTGCTGTGCGAGTCACCTACAGCAGTGTCAGAAGTTGTACGATCAGCACCCATTGAAAGGGGAAATAATAGAGAGAGATACAACAACCTTAGTGCTCCGTGCTCTCCGCCTGCAAGCATCCGCTCAAGCAATATAATGGTAAACACCTTTATTGCGGGAATCGCGGCTGATATATTCTCGTCGGATCAGCTCCTCTATGCGCTGTTTGATCAGCTTGATATCCGGCGAAAATCGTGAGCTGAGGTGCTGTTGACACTCGAGAATtagctccgcgtgctcaaGAGAGCGACGCCCTTTCATAATACGCACCAGCGCCCCGTCGATAGCCGGCTTTCGGTCTTCTTCGACTTGCTTTGATATGCGGTCGCTTCCGACAACGCTCACACGCGCAAGCGACGGAGGAAGCCGCATTCGCCGTGCTCTGCAGACGAACTCGTCGTTGACCGTAAGTTCGTCATCCAattgcagcagcgccttccCAGATTTCCGGGTGAGGACGCGACTGCGAATGAGAGGCGACAGGTACCGCTGAAGTGAGGCGAACGTAACATGGCAGCGGTCCCCAATCTGCTGGGGTGTGCATACTGGCGATGAGTTAAAGCACAGAAGAATCAACGTTTGGATGCCACACGCATAAAAAAGCTGAGTACCTTTCTTGAAATAGCCCTGCAGCTCACCACTGCTGCACTCGTGCGACCACGTCAGCACGCGACCTGACTTCCCGGCAAGATACTCGTCGCGGAGCGGCTCCAAGACGCGCTGCAAAAATGACGGAACAACGATGTCGGGCTCGTCAGAAAGTCGAGATGGCCAGATTCCTTTCTTAGCAAC harbors:
- a CDS encoding putative TFIIH basal transcription factor complex helicase subunit — protein: MKLYVEDVLVVFPYEYIYPEQLDYITELKRGLDKGGHMVLEMPSGTGKTISLLSILVAYLHHHAHEKRKVVYCTRTVEEMVKTMGEMRKLLKHWEAEGEQLRPLRGLCLTAKKNLCIEPSVTSLIHPDKVDAGCRSITAPWQQEGRCGYYDTLIQGPLELPPGVYSLDDLKDFGEQHHVCPYYLVRKALPIVDIIVHSYLYMVDPVVSEVTKAFLNENTIVVMDEGHNVDDVCIEAMSLILTKKDSLDAKQNMKDLNKELDHLKATNRQQLQDEYDRLVNGLAMAEMARIPEERAVVVVPAIPANVAEGAIPASLRQANHFLVFMQRLVDFTHRIVARITRTYVADPLTFLTKLKEECALEISHFRYLSERLKVLLTTLQVTNTGKYRPVALIAQMYTLLSMYYTDDRYEKPGFVVVCEAFDPTRPQIPDPVIRTVCVDASLALRDTFGRYRSVILTSGTLSPMDIYPKILGFAPAVSKSFQMTLSRKCIAPVIVTRSSESVSITAEEVTSSFKVRTNPAAQALVTSAYESLLFELAKTVPDGMVCFFTGYQYMGEVLLAWHSSGFLQKLAKHKLIFVETQGVEETSVALANYRRACDIGRGAIFMSIARGKIAEGIDFDRHYGRAVIMFGVPFLPPNDEPLRQRMHWMEVCLGISESEFRNFDAMRQASQCIGRVLRNKTDYGMMLLVDKRFALNDKCNKIPRWIVQCLKNNTNLSVDAAVAVARGFFKEMAQPWEHEKDLGTTLLSKETLRKMGKLSSSAPKYASVPESLAAENVGIVTTPKAEEEEEGVIAAVREPGSGSRKRKRDGERE